The window CTTCAGCTCGTACTTCTCGCCACCGACGACGACGGTGTGGCCGGCGTTGTTGCCGCCGTTGGGCTTGACCACGTAGTCAACTTCGCCGCCCAGGATGTCGGTGGCCTTACCCTTGCCTTCATCGCCCCACTGGGCACCGACGATCACGATTGCAGCCATTATTGGGTCACTTCCGCTCAAGTTTCGGGAACGCGTGGCCGGGTGCAGCCACAGACGGCTTATCATTCTACTACCTCGCGGACTCCTTGTAGTATCAAACCTCATGCGAATGGTGATCCTGCGCTGTGGCGACGTCGAAGTTCCGGCCGGTCTGCCCGGCACCGTGGTGTCCCTCCCGGCGATTCCGGGGCGACGCGATCTCTCGCTTCTCGACGCCGCCGCGGCCGAACTCCTCCCCGAGGATCCGACGCCCTCGCTGGACGACATCGCCCGGCAGCCCGACGTCGAGCACCTCACGACCCCGGCCCTCGCCCCGCAGGCCCCGTACCTGCCGGAGCCGCTGCGCGTGGTGGTCGTGGGCACGGACGCGGCCCTGTCGGCTGTGCTCACCCGCATGATGCGCGGCGACTACCTGTGGGCGGAGGTCGCGTTCGTGCCGGTCGGCGAGTCCGTCGCCGCCCGGAACTGGGGGCTGGACGAGCCCTGGTCCACCGCCCTGGGCGGCACGGTGCGTCCGGTGCCGCTCATCCGCACTGACCTGGGCATTGCCGTCGCCGGCTCGGCCACGATCACCAACTGGGAGCCCGGGGAGATCACCGCGGAGATCATCGTCAACGACCATGTGCTGCTCCGCCACGAGGGACGTGAGGACGTGCTCTTCGACGGCGTCTTCGGCGCCCGCCTCGTCCCCATGCTCGACGCCCCCGGCATCGCCGCGGTGCAGATGCGCGAGCCGGAGAACCTGGAACTGACCTTCCGCCAGCGCCTGGCGCACCGCTTCAGCGGGTCGACCCCGCTGGACCCCTCGTCTCTGGCCACGGGGCGTGCGGTGCAGGCCGGGGGCCCGGCCCTGGCGGTGACCGTGGACGGTGTGCGTCACCGGCGCCCGCTGGAGCGCTCCACTTTCTACCGTCACCTGAGGGACCTTCAAATCGTGCGCCCCTAATGTGATTAGAATCACAAAAGAAGTTCGGGCGGTGATGGCGGAAAGATGTGGTCGCCGTCACAATCGGGTGTGCGCGGGCGTCCGGAATCCGCAGCGACCTGACCAGCGGAATCCATCAATGTCCAGATATGTGCCCAGTCCAGCGGCCGGATTGTAGCCTCCCGTCCTGCGAATGCAACACCCCTCCGCAGAACCGGGTTTTTCGTGGCAGAGCCCCGCAACCGTTCCTACGCTCGGGATCACAACCACCCCGAAAGGAACAGCGCCATGAACCGCAACATCGCAGACCTCGTCAACGCCACCGCCTACGACCGCGACGGCGAGAAACTCGGCTCCGTCAAGGAGGTCTACATCAACGACTCCACCGGTCAGCCCGACTTCGTCGAGGTCGGCCACGGCCTCTTCGGCATGAGCTCCAGCATTGTCCCCCTCCGCGGCCACCGCCTCGACGGGGAGAACCTCCAGCTCGCGTTCTCCAAGGAGCACATCAAGGACGCGCCCGACATCGACGACGACGCCCACCTCTCCGAGGAGGACCACGCCACCATCTACCGCCACTTCGGCCTGGACGGCACCCCGGACTCCGAGGTCTACGAGCGCCACGTCTTCGAGGACGACTACGCCGGCGACCGCTTCGACCACGACCGTGACCTGGAGCGCGACCTCCGTGACGCCGAGCGCCATGACCTCCACGACGCGGAACTGCGCGGGACCGACCGGGACGTCCCCGTGACTCCCCCGGCGCCGGGCACCGACGTCCACGGTTTCGGCGACTACAACCGCGAGACCGACGCCCCCGCCGACCGCCTACGTGCGGAGTCCGACCGCGAGCTGGGCCTCGACCGCACCCCCGAGGACCGTGCCGCCCGCGGCACCAGCGCCTACGGCATGAGCGACGAGCCGCGCGAGCAGTACCGCGACTACGAGACCGCCGAGCGCGACTACGCCAAGGAGACCCGCGCCCACCAGAACGACGACGCCGACCGCGGCCGCGCGGAGGCCGAGCACGACGCCCGGGAGCAGCGCGGCGTCCGCCTGCGCCGCTACCGCGTGCAGCCGGTCGACGACCGGGTCGACCCGCCGATGCGCGAGCAGCACGACCCGCGCGACCTCGGCAACGTCGACGCCGACGGCCGCCCGCTCGACGAAGGCGACGAGCACATCCCCCGCTCCCGCTTCTGAGCCGGCCCACCCGAAGCCCCCTGTGATGATTCCCACACAGGGGGCTTTTCGACGCCACCCGTTCCCCCATCCACCACAACGTGCGGCCACCTTTTCAACCCCACCCCGCCCACCTGCAGTATCCATGCCCGTCGACACATATTCCCAGTTGAGAGGCGGGATTCTAGTCCACTTTCCCCGGAATGCAATACCCCGTACCGGGACGCCACAGGACAGTGGCGCGTATCACAACAACCCACTAAACTCGACTTTATCCGTAGATATTCTACGGTGCCAGATTCGAGAGGAACGACATCATGAACCGCCGTATCGCAGACCTCGCCGCCGCCACCGCCTACGACCGTGAGGGCGAGAAGCTCGGCTCCGTCACCGAGGTCTACATCAACGACACCACCGGGCAGCCCGACTTCGTCGAGGTCGCCCACGGACTCTTCGGCATGGACTCCAGCATCGTCCCCCTTCGCGGCCACCGCCTCGACGGGGAGGACCTCCACCTCGCCTTCACCCGGGACCGCATCAAGGACGCCCCCGACATCGACGACGAGGCACACCTCAGCGATGAGGAGCAGGAGCGCTTCATCTGCCACTTCGGACTCGCCGGCACCACCGGCTCCGAGGCCTACGAGGCCTTCGACTTCCCCAGCACCCTCGCCCCCGGCGTCGCGGTCCACGGCTTCGGCGACTACAACCCCGTCGCGGACGCCTCCGCCGACCGGATGCGCGCCGACTCCGACCACAAGCTCGGACTCGACCTCACCCCCGAGGACCGGGCCGCCCGCGGCACCAGCGCCCACGGCATGAGCGACGAGCCGCGCGAGCAGTACCGCGACTACGAGACGGCCGAGCGTAAGTACGCCAAGGAGGCCCGCGCCCACCAGAACGACGACGCCGACCGCGGTCGCGCGGAGGCCGCCCGCGACAAGGAGCGGCGGGGAGCCCGTCTGCTCCGCTTCCGCAACCGGGGTGCCGAGGCCAGCTGACCGTTCACTGATCCCCGATGCCCGGCCACATCTCCGGCGGGTAGCCGGGGGTCTGTGACGTCGGGGCCAGCGCGGAGGTGGCGGACTCCCGCGACCATCCGCACACCTCGAGCAGGTCCACCGTGATCGAGCGGGCCTGGGCGAGAATGACGTACTCGGAGAGCACCGCCCCCTCGCTGACGGCGTCGATGCCGGTGCGGGAACCGATCACCTGCAGACGACGCACCAGGTCCGGGATGTCCTGCGCCTCGTTGGAGGGGGTGCGCACGTCGAAGACGTCCGAGAGCGACGCCGCGACGTCGGCCAGTTCGTCGACGATGTTGACCAGGCGGGTCGACGCCGTGTCGCGGTCCCTGCACAGCACCTGCGCCCGGCGGGCCAGCACCCGGCTGTTCCGGATCATCGACTCGACGGCCGGCAGTATGCGCTCGAGGGAGCGGACCCGCCGCCGGGAGCCCCACAGCAGCGGGGACAGCAGCGTCAGCTCCCGGCCGACCTCCGCGGCGGAGAGCATGTTGTTGATGTCGGCCTGCGTGTCGTGGACGGCCTCCAACGCCTGGTCCAGGGCGTCGGCGTCACGGGTGTCGAGGGCGAGGGCGACGTCGTCAAGCACGGAGGAACCGATGCCCAGCAGCTTCGAGACCTCCTCCCGCCCCGAGTTCACGGGGGAGGACGGCAGCAGCGCGATGGTGAGCAGACCGATCGCCGCGCCCACGAAGGCGTCGAGCATGCGGTCGGGGCCGCCGCCCTCCGTGCCGGGCGGCAGGATCGTGGCGATGAGGATCGAGCCGATCGCCGCCTGGTTGCTCACCAGCGGCGACTTCGACAGGAACGACGCCACCAGCAGGGAGATTCCCACGATGAGCGGGATCTTCCACAGGCCGTCGGGCGTGTAGTGGACGAGCAGATCGCCGAGACCGACGCCGACGACGACGCCGAAGGACAGCTCCAGGGCCCGCCGGATGCGGTCGCCGCCGGTGAGCCCCAGGATGATGATCACCGTGATCGGCGCGAAGAACGGGACCGGATGCCCGATGAGGGACTGCGCCACCCAGAACGACACCCCCGCGGCCACCGCGACCTGCACGATCCGGAAGAAGCGCTTCCGCACGCGCAGCGCCCGGGACTCCAACGAGCCCTCGAGCTGGCGGAGACGTTCCAGGGTGCCGATTCTCAGTTTGGCCATGCACCGATACTAAGCGCAGAAAGCCCCGCACAGGGCGGGGCTTTCCTCGGGTGGAGAAGACTACTTGACGGTCTTGCCCACGGAGTGCAGGTCCTGGCAGGCCTCGATGACGCGCTCAGCCATCGACTGCTCGGCCTTCTTCAGGTAGGAACGCGGGTCGTAGGCCTTCTTGTTGCCCACCTCGCCGTCGATCTTGAGGACGCCGTCGTAGTTCTGGAACATGTGCGTGACGATCGGACGGGTGAACGCGTACTGGGTGTCCGTGTCGACGTTCATCTTGATGGTGCCGTAACGCAGCGCCTCCTCGATCTTCTCCTTCTCGGAGCCGGAGCCACCGTGGAAGACGAAGTCGAACGGCAGGGCGTCGTCGCCCAGACCCAGCTTGCGGCGGGCCACCTTCTGGCCCTCGAGCAGGACCTCCGGACGCAGCTTCACGTTGCCCGGCTTGTACACGCCGTGGACGTTGCCGAAGGTCGCGGCCAGCAGGTAGCGGCCGTTCTCACCGGTGCCGATGGCGTCGATGGTCTTCTCGAAGTCCTCCTCGGTGGTGTAGAGGTTGGCGCCGGCCTTGGCCTCGACACCGTCCTCCTCGCCGCCGACGACACCGATCTCGATCTCGAGGATAATGTTCGCCTTGCGGGACTTCTCCAGCAGCTCCTTCGCGATCTCCAGGTTCTCGTCGATCGGGACAGCGGAACCGTCCCACATGTGGGACTGGAAGAGCGGGAGCTCACCGGCGTCGACGCGCTCCTGGGAGATGGCCAGCAGCGGGCGCACGAACTCGTCGAGCACCTCCTTCTGGCAGTGGTCGGTGTGCAGGGCGACGTTGACGCCGTAGTGCTTGGCGGCCTCATGCGCGAAGGAGGCCAGGGCGACGGCGCCGGCGACCTTGTTCTTCACGGACAGACCGGAGCCGAATTCGGCGCCACCGGTGGAGAACTGGATGATGCCGTCGGACTCGGCCTCGGCGAAGCCGCGGAGAGCGGCGTTGATGGTCTCCGAGGAGGTGCAGTTGATGGCCGGGAAGGCGTAGCCGCCCTCCTTGGCCCTGTCGAGCATCTCGTTGTAGATTTCGGGAGTCGCGATAGGCATAGGGTGATCCTCCGGGTTAGCAAACAGGTCCGTATACCAGTATGCCTCCCTTTGGCCTCCCGCGCTCGCAACAGAGGGCGGAAAACCCGCGTCACCTCCCCCCCCGCCCCGCGCGCGGGGATCAGGACCGCTGGGTCTCCGCGTAGGTGGACACCCGGGCGGCGGCCTCCAGCAGCATCCAGCCGGAGAGCTGGACGGAGAGATCGCGTTCGTCGATACGCAGGACGCCGAGGGCCTCCGGCAGTGACGACGGCGCCAGGCCGAAGTTGTGCGGCAGGCGGGCGTCGGCGGTCCAGTCGGTGGCGAAGACGGGCAGGCCGTCCACCTCGAGGCGGCGGTTCCACACGGACTCCGCCGAGGAGAGGACCAGGCGGGCGGCGATCTTCTTCGCGGCCCGGTTGGCGGCGTTGTCGGAGGGCAGGCGCACCGCGACGTCCGCGAGGTAGCGCGCGAGGATTCCCTTGAACAGGCCGCCGTCGCCATCGCCGGTCTGCCAGTCGATGATGCCCGCGGGGGTGGCCATGTGGACCGCCACCGCCTGCACCAGCGAGCGGATGCGGGTGATGTACGGCATGGCCTCGTCGACCGCGTCGGCGTCGGCCATGTCGAGGATGCCGTCGGCGTGGGCGAAGCCGGCCTTCTCCCGCAGGGCGAGGGCGATCTCCAGGTTCGCGCCGAGGGTCACCCCCTGGCAGTACGGGTGGAGGTTCTCCACCAGCTCGGGGCCGTGCATGCGCATGCGGATGCCGTCCATGACGAGGCCGTCGTCGTTGATGAGGTTCCCGTGGATCCACTCCACGATCGTGCGGGCCTGCCCGAGCCGGCCGGTGCGCGCCATCATGATGGCCGCCGGACCGTTGGAGGGCACGTTGTAGAACGTCTCCCCGGTACGCCACGGCAGGACCCCGGTGAGGGAGTCGATGCCGTCGACGATGTTGTGCTCGAGGCGCGGCAGGACGGTCGGCATGGGCACCTGGCTGAGCGCCCCGGCGCGCCGCAGGGCGAGCGCGAGCCACGCCTTGTCGTCGTAGTAGCGGTTGGAGGTCAGCGGCCCGAGGTTGCGCAGACGGATGCCGTTGATCGTGTTCGCGACGATCCGGCGGCGCGCGCGGGTGGGGCGGCGCTTCGTGGCGTCGACGAGGCAGTCGAGGTAGTGCGCCTGCCACCAGTAGTGCCAGTGGTGGAGGAGCCGCTCCTTGGTGGTCGGCGGCCAGCTGACCACCGCCAGGTTGGTCCGCGGAATCCCCCAGACACGCGCCGAGTGGCGCTCGTTGATGGCGGCCTCCGCCAGGTCGGCGCGGTGCGCCCAGGTTTCCTGCACGTTCTTCCCGTCGCTCCGTAGCTTCCGTGTGTTACACCCCGTTGTGTCACACAAGGATAACGATTTCCTTGCGATTGCGTCACTACAAGGTCACCAGGCGTGACGCAGATCTCCATGCTGCCGGATCCAGGCGTGCATCGCTATGCCCGCCGCCACCCCCGCGTTGATCGACCGCGTCGACCCGAACTGGGCGATCGAGCACGTCATCAGCGCCCCCTCCGCCGCCTCCGGGGTGATGCCCGGCCCCTCCTGCCCGAACAGCAGCAGGCACTCCCGCGGCAGCTGGGCGGTCTCCAGCGGCACCGAACCGGGCGTGTTGTCGATGGCCACGACGGTCAGCCCCTGGTGCGCCGCCCACGCGAGCAACGAGTCCACGTCCGGGTGGTGCATGAGGTGCTGGTACCGGTCGGTGACCATCGCGCCCCGCCGATTCCAGCGCCGCCGCCCCACGATGTGCACCGTGTCCACCGCGAAGGCGTTGGCGGTACGCACGACGGTGCCGATGTTGGCGTCGTTCTCGAAGTTCTCGATCGCCACGTGCAGCGGGTGCCGCCGCGTGTCGATGTCCCGGACGATCGCCTCCCGCGTCCAGTAGCGGTAGGCGTCCACCACGTTGCGGCGGTCCCCCTCGGCGAGCAGCTCCGGGTCGTAGCGGTCAGCGTCGGGGCCGGTGGGCCACTCCCCCTCCCACGGGCCGACGCCATGCCGGCCCTCACCCCACTCGGTCGGCCCCTTCTCCACTCCGGGATCAGGCGAGACCAAGGTCATCCAGGCCCAGGAGGTAGCGGTACTCGAGACCCTCCGCACGGATGACCTCGTCGGCGCCGGTGGCACGGTCCACGACGGTGGCCACGCCGACGACCTCGGCGCCGAGCTCACGCAGCGCCGCCACGGCGGTCAGCGGGGAGTTGCCGGTGGTCGTGGTGTCCTCCACCACCAGCACCTTCTTGCCCACGACGTCCGGACCCTCCACGCGGCGCTGCATGCCGTGCTTCTTGGCCTCCTTGCGCACCACGAACGCGTCGATCGGACGGCCCTCAGCGTGCATCACGGCGGTGGCGACCGGGTCCGCGCCCAGGGTCAGACCACCGACGGAGACGTAGTCCCAGTCGGAGGTGAGCTGACGCAGCAGCGCACCGATGAGCCTCGACGCCTCGTTGTGCAGGGTCGCGCGGCGCAGGTCGACGTAGTAGTCCGCCTCCTTGCCCGACGACAGGGTCACCTTCCCGTGCACGATCGCCAGCTCCTTGACCAGTTCGGCCAGCTGTGCGAGCTGCGTCGCGTCGACATCAGTACGGCTCATGGGATTCTCCTTCAGGTACGGGGATCTACCCGAAACCTTAGTCGTCGAAGAGGGAGGAACCCCCACTGAGATCACGCGGCATCCGCGCGCCCCGGGGCCCCTCCTCCGGCTTCTCGACGCCGTCCGCGATCGCCTCCACCTCATCCGCACCGATGTCCCGCGGCTCGACGACGCCGCGAGCCACCGCCTGCCGACGACTCGGCAGGTCCAGCGGCTCCTCCGGCCGCTGCACGAGGGGACGCTCGCCGGCGTCGACGCCCTCGCGGGCCACCGCCAGCACCCCGAAACCGGGCTGCGGGGGTTCCGGCATCTGCCGGGTGGGGTCGAGGTCGTCGAGAAGCAGCGTCTGGGAGGCCGTGGCCTTCGGCGGCAGGGCGCGGGCGACGTCGGAGAGCATCGCCAGCGGCGCGAGCATCTGCTCCCAGTCGCCGCGGTGCGAACCCTTCGCCGTCTGCGCCAGCACCCAGTCGGACTCGATCCACACGGCGGTGACCACGTCCGGGAACACCTCGAAGGCGGTGGTGAAACGCTCGTCGACCAGCCGCTCCGCCACTCCCGTGTCGGTGGCGAGGACACGGAAGTCCCCCACCGTGAACGCCTCGATCAGGTCGTCCGAGGACTCCTGCTCGAGGGCGGCGATACGGCGGGCGTCGATGACCACGTCCGACCCCGCACCCCGGCGCATCGCCATGACGTTGACGCCGCCGAGATCCATGAGCAGCATCTCGTGGCCGTAGGCACGGCCGCTGACGATGTCGCGGGCCACCGCCCCGCTCGCCGCGGCACCGCGCGCCCATTCGTCGTTGAGCCAGTCATCCGTGCGGGCGAAACCGTAGCCCTTCTCCTCCGCCCAGGCGCGACGCTCGCGACGCAGCGCGCCGGGCAGGCTCAGCCCGTGGCGACGTTCCGGGGCGGGGGCCGGCGCAGGCTCCGGCTCGGGCACAGGGTCCGGGTCCTCCGCTTCCGGCTCCGGCTCCGGGGCGTCCGTCTCCTCGGGGGGCGGCGGGAGGTCGGTGTCCTCCGGCGCCCGGTCCTCCGTCACCGTCTGCTCCGTCTGCACCGCCTGCTCCTCCCCCTGCTCCGGCGCAGGGGCGACCCGCTGGCGGGCGTCGACACGCCACAGCACAGCCGCCGCACCAGCGGCGAGAGCAGCGAGGGCAAAGGCAATGGTGGACATCATCCTCGACAATAGTTGCCCGCGGGCGTTTTCCTCAGAAGCCCCGCTGGACCGGGTTCCCCGGATCGGCCGACCACTGGGACCAGCCGCCGACGTAGTGCGTCGCACAGCCCAGTCCGGCGTACTCCATCGCGGCGATCGCCAGGGCGGAGTGGTTGCCGGAACCGGAGTAAACGATCACCCGCTCCGGGGAGGTGATTCCCTCCCGCGCGAAACGCTCCCGGATCTCCTCCGGGGCGCGGACCGTCCAGTCCTCGTTGAGCAGATCGCGGACCGGGATGTTCACCGCGCCCGGGATGTGCCCCGCCTTGAGGTCGAGGAACTCACGCTGTCCCGCGAAGCGGCGGGCGTCGCGGGTGTCCACGAGGACGCCCCCGGAGGCGATGTGGTCACGGACGTCGTCGATCTCGGCGACAGGCAGCTGCCCCGCCCGGACCCGCCCACCGATGGCGGTGGCGAAGTTGCCCGGACCGCCGACGATGGGGAAACCCAGCTGGTCCCAGAGACGGAGACCACCGTCGAGGATCTGCACGTCCGCGATGCCCGCCCACCGCAGGATCCACCACGCACGGGCCGCCATGAGTCCCCGGCCCTCGTCGTAGACCACGACGCGGCTGTCCTCGTCGAGGCCCCAGCACCCGAACCAGTCCTGCAGGTGGTGGGGCTCCGGGAGGGGGTTGCGTCCCTCGGCGGAGCTCGGGATGCCGGCCAGCGCGTAGGGCGGGTCGCAGAACAGGGCGGTCGGCATGTGCTCCGACTCGTACTTCTTGTAGCCGCCGCCGTTGCCCGGGGCCCAGTAGGAGGCGAGGACCGTCTGCGGCTGACCGTGCCAGATGTCGTCGCGCAGTGACTCCGCGCTCACGAAGGTGCTCATGTGTCCCGATGGTAGGTGCTGCCGGACGGAGAGCCGGCCGTCCTCCCGCGGGCGGGTGTAGGCCACCGCGCCCATCGCCGGGGACAGGACTCCAGACGCGCACCCGTCGGCGAGGATGAGCGCGACCGTGGTGGATGCGTCGCCGTTCATGGGACCAGCGTACGGACGCCGGTAGCATGGCGACATGAAAACGACAGACACCATCCGCGACCTCATCGGCCGCGTCGAGCACTCCCTGTCACAGCTCCGCGACCTGTCGCCGCAGGAGCTCAACACCCACCCCGGCGGGCACCCCAACTCCCCCGCCTGGCTGCTCTGGCACGTCGGCCGGGAACTCGACATGCAGCTCGCGCACATCTCCGGCGGCGAGGAGGTGTGGGCCCGCCACCGCGACCGTTTCAACCTCGGGGACATCGGCGACACCCTCGGGTACGGCCACACCCCCGAGGAGGCCCGCTCCGTGCTTCTCGACGACCACACGCTCCTCCGCGCCTACATCCGCGAGGCGCTCAGCGCCGTCGCCGCGCACGCCGCGCGGGTCACCGACTGGGGCGAGGTCGTCGACACGTACGACGGGGAGCCGGTCACCCGCCAGGTGCGCGTGACGTCCCTGCTTCTCGACGCCCTCGAGCATCTCGCCCAGGTCCACTACATCGCCGGCATGCCGTCAATGGTTCCGTAGGGCCTCGATGAGCTCGGCCTTCCGCATGCCGGAACGTCCCTCGATGTCGAGCTCGGCGGCGCGTTTCCGCAGCTCCTCGACGGTCCAGTCCTCGTAGCTGCCGGCCTCACCCCCTTTTCGGCCCACCTCCTCCCGGGAGGTGTTCGCCGCCGCGTTGGCGATCCGGGCGGCCTTCTCCTGGCTCGCGCCGTCCGCGCGCAGCGCCTCGTAGAGTTCACGGTCCTTGATCGGGTCCTGTGCCATGGGCCCCAGCGTAGCGACTGTCCCCCGGGCGTGCGCTACGATAGTTGCGTAAAAGCAATTTCTGCTGCACTCCGGGAGGTGTGCCGTGCGCCTGCAGAACCCGTTCGCCGTCCTGAGCACCACCGGCCTCGACTCCCAGGTCCTCCAGGTGACCGCGGGTACCGAGCAGCTGTTGTCCGCCACCCAGATCTCCGAGCTGCTCCCCGAGGGAGGCACCCGGCAGGGCGTGCAGAAGGCTCTCGACCGCCTCGTCGACCAGGGCATCATCACGGAGACGACGGTCGGCCGGTCACGGGCCTACACCCTCAACCGCCACCACCTGCTCGCCGACGCCGTCCTGAGCATCCACCGCACCCGCTCGACCCTGCTGACCAGGACAGCCGCCGCGGTCGCCGCCTGGCCCGTCGCCCCCACCACCGTCACCCTCTTCGGTTCCGCGGCCCGGGACGACATGCGCACAGACAGCGACATCGACCTGCTCATAGTCCTGCCCGACGACGCCGACCATGAGGCAACGGACCAGCAGGTGCACGACCTCGCCACCGCGATGTCCCTCTGGACAGGCAACGACGTCCGCCCCCTGGTCTACCGCGAGTCGGAGGTGTCCCCCACCCCGGTCTTCGATGAGATCCTGCGCGACGGCATCCCCGTGGCCGGCGACCGGTCCTGGTTGCGGAGACATCTCCGCGCCACCTCATAGCGACGCCGCCCGCTCCCCGGGGTGGGGAACGGGCGGCGTCGATAAGCGGGGGTCTAGCCGCGGGAGACGTCCAGCGACTCGCCGCCCTCGGCGACGTCCACGCGGACGGTGTCGCCGTCGCGGATCTCGCCGGCCAGCAGCTCCTTGGCCAGGCGGTCACCGATCGCCTGCTGGATCAGGCGACGCAGCGGACGGGCGCCGTAGGCCGGGTCGTAGCCGCGCTCGCCGAGCCAGGACTTCGCCGCATCGGAGACCTCCAGCACCAGGCGGCGGCCCGACAGGCGGGCGGCCAGCTGGCCGATCTGGATGTCGACGATGTGGGTCAGCTGCTCCTGGGACAGCGGGTCGAAGATGACCACGTCGTCGAGGCGGTTGATGAACTCCGGCTTGAACGTCCGCTTCACGGCCTCCATCATCTGCTCGCGGGTGCCACCGGCACCCAGGTTCGAGGTGAGGATGAGGATCGTGTTGCGGAAATCGACCGTGCGGCCCTGGCCATCGGTGAGACGACCCTCGTCGAGGACCTGCAGCAGCACGTCGAAGACGTCCGGGTGGGCCTTCTCGACCTCGTCGAAGAGCACGACGGTGTACGGGCGACGGCGGACGGCCTCGGTGAGCTGACCGCCGGCGTCGTAGCCGACGTACCCCGGAGGGGCACCGACGAGACGGGCGACGGAGTGCTTCTCGCCGTACTCGGACATGTCGATGCGGACCATGGCACGCTCGTCGTCGAAGAGGAACTCCGCCAGCGACTTCGCCAGCTCGGTCTTGCCCACACCGGTCGGACCGAGGAAGAGGAAGGAACCGGTCGGACGGTTCGGGTCGGCGACGCCGGCCCGGGCGCGACGGGTCGCGTCGGAGACGGCCTGCACGGCCTCCTCCTGTCCGACGACACGGTTGCCCAGCACCTTCTCCATGGCCAGCAGCTTCTCGGTCTCACCGGCGAGCATCTTGCCCGCCGGGATACCGGTCCACGCGGAGACGACCTCGGCGATGGTGTCCGGGGTGACCTCCTCGCTGAGCATGGCGTTGTTGGCGCCGTCCGCCACCGCGGCCTCCGCCTCGGCGACCTCCTTCTCCAGCTCCGGGATCCGGCCGTAGCGCAGCTCGGCGACCTTGCCGTAGTCGCCGTCACGCTCCGCGATCTCGGACTCCTGGCGCAGCTTCTCCAGTTCCTCCTTCGCACCGCGCACCTTGTCGATGCTCGTCTTCTCGTTCATCCAGCGGGCCTTGAGCTCGCCGAGCTTCTCGCGCTCGTCCGCCAGCTCGGACTGGAGCTTGGTCAGACGCTCACGGGAGGCGGCGTCGGTCTCCTTCTGCAGGGCGACCTCCTCGATCTCGAGGCGGCGCACGATGCGCTCGAGCTCGTCGATCTCCTGCGGCGAGGAGTCGATCTCCATGCGCAGGCGGGAGGCGGCCTCGTCGACCAGGTCGATGGCCTTGTCCGGCAGGAAACGGTTGGTGATGTACCGGTCGGACAGGGTGGCGGCCGCGACCAGCGCGGAGTCCTGGATGCGGACACCGTGGTGGACCTCGTAACGCTCCTTCAGGCCACGGAGGATGCCGACGGCGTCCTCCACCGAGGGCTCACCGACGTAGACCTGCTGGAAACGACGCTCCAGCGCGGCGTCCTTCTCGATGTACTTGCGGTACTCGTCGAGCGTGGTGGCACCGACCAGGCGCAGCTCACCGCGGGCGAGCATCGGCTTGATCATGTTGCCGGCGTCCATGGCGGACTCACCGGTGGCACCGGCGCCGACGATGGTGTGCAGCTCGTCGATGAACGTGACGATCTGGCCGTTGGAGTTCTTGATCTCGTCGAGAACCGCCTTGAGGCGCTCCTCGAACTCGCCGCGGTACTTCGCGCCGGCCACCATCGAACCCAGGT of the Corynebacterium humireducens NBRC 106098 = DSM 45392 genome contains:
- the pyrE gene encoding orotate phosphoribosyltransferase: MSRTDVDATQLAQLAELVKELAIVHGKVTLSSGKEADYYVDLRRATLHNEASRLIGALLRQLTSDWDYVSVGGLTLGADPVATAVMHAEGRPIDAFVVRKEAKKHGMQRRVEGPDVVGKKVLVVEDTTTTGNSPLTAVAALRELGAEVVGVATVVDRATGADEVIRAEGLEYRYLLGLDDLGLA
- a CDS encoding sulfurtransferase translates to MSTFVSAESLRDDIWHGQPQTVLASYWAPGNGGGYKKYESEHMPTALFCDPPYALAGIPSSAEGRNPLPEPHHLQDWFGCWGLDEDSRVVVYDEGRGLMAARAWWILRWAGIADVQILDGGLRLWDQLGFPIVGGPGNFATAIGGRVRAGQLPVAEIDDVRDHIASGGVLVDTRDARRFAGQREFLDLKAGHIPGAVNIPVRDLLNEDWTVRAPEEIRERFAREGITSPERVIVYSGSGNHSALAIAAMEYAGLGCATHYVGGWSQWSADPGNPVQRGF
- a CDS encoding DinB family protein, translating into MKTTDTIRDLIGRVEHSLSQLRDLSPQELNTHPGGHPNSPAWLLWHVGRELDMQLAHISGGEEVWARHRDRFNLGDIGDTLGYGHTPEEARSVLLDDHTLLRAYIREALSAVAAHAARVTDWGEVVDTYDGEPVTRQVRVTSLLLDALEHLAQVHYIAGMPSMVP
- a CDS encoding DUF7218 family protein, whose product is MAQDPIKDRELYEALRADGASQEKAARIANAAANTSREEVGRKGGEAGSYEDWTVEELRKRAAELDIEGRSGMRKAELIEALRNH
- a CDS encoding nucleotidyltransferase domain-containing protein, with translation MRLQNPFAVLSTTGLDSQVLQVTAGTEQLLSATQISELLPEGGTRQGVQKALDRLVDQGIITETTVGRSRAYTLNRHHLLADAVLSIHRTRSTLLTRTAAAVAAWPVAPTTVTLFGSAARDDMRTDSDIDLLIVLPDDADHEATDQQVHDLATAMSLWTGNDVRPLVYRESEVSPTPVFDEILRDGIPVAGDRSWLRRHLRATS
- the clpB gene encoding ATP-dependent chaperone ClpB — protein: MSSFNPTTKTQEALQSALQTASANGNPDIRPAHLLAAILDQQDGIAAPVLKATGVDPETVAREARELVDGYPKAEGANLANPNFNREALNSLTAAQELAGELGDEYVSTEVLMAGIARGDSDAARLLTGRGATYDAIKGAFPSVRGASKVTNQDPEGQFQALEKYSTDLTARAREGKIDPVIGRDSEIRRVVQVLSRRTKNNPVLIGEPGVGKTAIVEGLARRMVAGDVPESLKGKTLISLDLGSMVAGAKYRGEFEERLKAVLDEIKNSNGQIVTFIDELHTIVGAGATGESAMDAGNMIKPMLARGELRLVGATTLDEYRKYIEKDAALERRFQQVYVGEPSVEDAVGILRGLKERYEVHHGVRIQDSALVAAATLSDRYITNRFLPDKAIDLVDEAASRLRMEIDSSPQEIDELERIVRRLEIEEVALQKETDAASRERLTKLQSELADEREKLGELKARWMNEKTSIDKVRGAKEELEKLRQESEIAERDGDYGKVAELRYGRIPELEKEVAEAEAAVADGANNAMLSEEVTPDTIAEVVSAWTGIPAGKMLAGETEKLLAMEKVLGNRVVGQEEAVQAVSDATRRARAGVADPNRPTGSFLFLGPTGVGKTELAKSLAEFLFDDERAMVRIDMSEYGEKHSVARLVGAPPGYVGYDAGGQLTEAVRRRPYTVVLFDEVEKAHPDVFDVLLQVLDEGRLTDGQGRTVDFRNTILILTSNLGAGGTREQMMEAVKRTFKPEFINRLDDVVIFDPLSQEQLTHIVDIQIGQLAARLSGRRLVLEVSDAAKSWLGERGYDPAYGARPLRRLIQQAIGDRLAKELLAGEIRDGDTVRVDVAEGGESLDVSRG